A genomic region of Saccopteryx bilineata isolate mSacBil1 chromosome 1, mSacBil1_pri_phased_curated, whole genome shotgun sequence contains the following coding sequences:
- the TAMALIN gene encoding protein TAMALIN yields the protein MTLRRLRKLQQKEEAAAAPDPVARDPHSEVAPAWTPASGPPAAAASPGPCGDELYAALEDCHPAELYRALAVSGGTLPRRKGSEFCWKNLSQSPEQQRKVLTLKKEENQTFGFEIQTYGLHHREEQRVDMVTFVCRVHESSPAQLAGLTAGDTIASVNGLNVEGIRHREIVDIIKASGNVLRLETMYGTSIRKAELEARLQYLKQTLYEKWGEYRSLMVQEQRLVHGLVVKDPSIYDTLESVRSCLYGAGLLPGSLPLGPLLAAPGAPRGGVRQAGGDPDDAVYHTCFFEGGEGADSPVPPPPPPPPPLPLVRAPGLGPAALSSWLGAGLSRSSSVRCAGPRGGGGAPVSLWTEASEQALCGPGLRKAKYRSFRRRLLKFIPGLNRSLEEEESQL from the exons ATGACCCTCCGCCGACTCAGGAAGCTGCAGCAGAAAGAGGAGGCGGCAGCCGCCCCAGACCCCGTCGCCCGGGATCCTCACTCAGAAGTCGCTCCGGCTTGGACCCCGGCCTCGGGCCCCCCTGCCGCAGCCGCCAGCCCTGGGCCCTGCGGGGACGAGCTGTACGCGGCCCTGGAGGACTGTCACCCCGCCGAGCTGTACCGCGCGCTCGCCGTGTCCGGGGGCACTCTGCCCCGTCGAAAG GGCTCAGAATTCTGCTGGAAGAATCTTAGCCAGAGTCCTGAACAGCAGCG GAAAGTGctgactttgaagaaggaggaaaaccagACCTTCGGCTTTGAGATCCAG ACTTATGGCCTTCACCACCGCGAGGAGCAGCGTGTGGACATGGTGACTTTTGTCTGTCGGGTTCATGAGTCAAGTCCTGCTCAGCTGGCGGGGCTCACAGCAG GGGACACCATCGCCAGTGTCAACGGCCTGAATGTGGAAGGCATCCGGCATCGAGAGATCGTTGACATCATTAAGGCATCTGGCAATGTTCTCAG GCTGGAAACTATGTATGGGACATCAATTCGGAAGGCTGAGCTGGAGGCTCGTCTGCAGTACCTAAAG CAAACCCTatatgagaagtggggagaataCAGATCCCTAATGGTGCAGGAGCAGCGGCTGGTGCATG GCCTGGTGGTGAAGGACCCAAGCATCTATGACACATTGGAGTCGGTGCGCTCCTGCCTATACGGGGCTGGCCTGCTCCCGGGCTCACTGCCCTTAGGGCCCCTTCTGGCTGCTCCTGGGGCCCCGCGCGGGGGTGTGCGGCAGGCTGGGGGCGACCCTGATGATGCGGTCTACCACACCTGTTTCTTCGAGGGCGGCGAGGGCGCTGACAGTCCTGTGCCTCCACCTCCACCGCCGCCACCGCCCCTGCCCCTGGTCCGCGCGCCTGGCCTGGGCCCGGCAGCCCTGAGCTCCTGGCTGGGGGCCGGGCTGAGCCGCAGTTCCAGCGTGCGCTGCGCAGGCCCCCGGGGGGGCGGAGGGGCACCGGTCTCGCTCTGGACTGAGGCTAGCGAGCAGGCCCTGTGTGGTCCAGGCCTGCGCAAAGCCAAGTACCGCAGCTTCCGTCGGCGGCTGCTTAAATTCATCCCTGGACTCAACcgctccctggaggaggaggagagccagCTGTAA